From the Silurus meridionalis isolate SWU-2019-XX chromosome 5, ASM1480568v1, whole genome shotgun sequence genome, one window contains:
- the LOC124386571 gene encoding zinc finger C4H2 domain-containing protein: MTDEQEIMCKLENILEIRNKTLQLQKIKSRLKSEFEALEAEEKHLREYKQEMDLLLQEKMAHVEELRLIHADINVMESTIKQSENDLNKLLETTRRLHDEYKPLKEHVDALRMTLGLNRLPNLNEEEERLSLDYFEKQKAEWQKEPHEPIIPESLAAAAAAAQQLQVSRKQDPRQPATFRQQPPPMKACLSCHQQIHRNAPICPLCKAKSRSRNPKKPKRKPDE, encoded by the exons ATGACAGATGAGCAAGAAATAATGTGCAAATTAGAAAATATATTGGAAATaag GAACAAAACTCTCCAGCTGCAGAAGATCAAATCTAGGCTAAAAAGCGAGTTTGAAGCTCTTGAAGCCGAAGAGAAACACTTGAGAGAATACAAGCAGGAGATGGACCTGCTCCTTCAGGAGAAGATGGCCCATGTTGAGGAACTACGCCTGATCCATGCTGATATCAATGTG ATGGAGAGCACCATCAAGCAGTCAGAAAATGATCTAAACAAACTTTTGGAAACAACACGACGCCTCCATGATGAATACAAGCCCCTAAAAGAGCATGTTGATGCTCTGAGAATGACTCTTGGCCTGAACCGGCTGCCCAACCTTAACGAAGAAGAAGAGAGGCTTTCACTAGA TTACTTTGAGAAGCAGAAGGCTGAATGGCAGAAAGAGCCACATGAACCCATCATTCCTGAATCTCTAGCAGCAGCCGCTGCTGCAGCTCAACAGCTTCAGGTCTCAAGAAAACAAGATCCACGACAGCCTGCCACTTTCAGACAGCAGCCTCCACCCATGAAG GCATGCCTCTCTTGTCACCAGCAAATTCATCGCAATGCACCTATTTGTCCACTGTGTAAAGCAAAGAGTCGTTCTAGGAACCCCAAGAAACCCAAGAGGAAGCCTGATGAGTAA